From the genome of Mustela lutreola isolate mMusLut2 chromosome 16, mMusLut2.pri, whole genome shotgun sequence, one region includes:
- the LOC131818823 gene encoding thymosin beta-4-like, whose translation MAKIERFDKSELKKTETQDRNPLPPKEMIEQEKQAGKS comes from the coding sequence ATGGCTAAGATTGAGAGATTCGATAAATcagaattgaagaagacagaaacacaGGACAGAAATCCACTGCCTCCAAAAGAAATGATTGAACAGGAGAAGCAAGCAGGTAAATCCTAA